One Terriglobia bacterium DNA segment encodes these proteins:
- a CDS encoding YfiR family protein, translating into MNRLVVHVLLTIALLANGELALDGQQIRPTEAQLKAAFLFNFGKYVTWPRITGDTFSICLLGQDPFGPVLDSIVAGEKLGGKPADVRRIRGAQEASTCQIVFISSSQESHLQSTLVELAKYPALTVSDIPDFVRRGGMIQFVDEDDRVRFIVNLSAAQKAGFVVSSELLKVAKYVQRESGPGGV; encoded by the coding sequence GTGAATCGACTCGTAGTGCACGTTCTCCTTACGATCGCCCTTTTGGCCAATGGCGAACTCGCGCTGGATGGACAGCAGATCAGGCCCACGGAAGCCCAGTTGAAGGCTGCCTTCCTCTTCAATTTCGGAAAGTACGTCACTTGGCCGAGAATTACCGGAGACACCTTCTCGATCTGCCTCCTCGGGCAGGACCCTTTCGGGCCGGTACTCGATTCCATTGTGGCCGGCGAAAAGCTGGGCGGGAAACCAGCGGATGTTCGGCGCATCCGAGGTGCTCAGGAGGCATCCACCTGCCAGATAGTTTTCATCAGTTCTTCCCAGGAAAGCCATTTGCAGTCGACGCTAGTGGAACTGGCGAAATATCCGGCCTTGACCGTGAGCGACATCCCTGACTTCGTCCGTCGCGGGGGCATGATCCAGTTCGTCGATGAAGACGACCGCGTGAGGTTCATCGTGAATCTCTCGGCCGCCCAGAAGGCTGGATTTGTGGTCAGTTCCGAGCTGTTAAAGGTAGCCAAGTACGTACAACGCGAAAGTGGACCGGGGGGTGTCTAG